ACATACTTGTGGAAATACTTTTTGTAAAAATTCTAAAAGGCTTACTTCATTATGCGGAATATTAAGTGCTCCGATAAAAATGAAACGAGGTTTACCATTATAATTTCTGTTTAATTTTTTCTTTATATCTACTAAAGGATAAGCGACTAATATTTTTGCATTATTTTTGCTAGATAATTTTTTTGCTTCTTCATTATTCAATAGAATAGACCTATCAAATAAAAGCGGTTGTTTATTTTCACTCTTTGTTATTAAATGCATTTCGGTTCTTAATAAATATTTTTGTATTAAATTGCTCCCATTAATTATGTCCCGCAAGAAAAAAGGAATAAATCGTTCAAAATTCCCTAAAACACTATTCCCAATAAATTTGCCATCTTCTATATTTTCAATCATTCTCTGATAACGAACAGAAAATAAATCATCCAGATAGAGAACGTTAGAACATTTATTTGAATAAAAAGAAAGAAATTGCCCCATACGTACCGTATCGTAAATAACTAGATTTGGATCAATAGATGCAATAAGCCGACGAATTTCTTCCTTAGTCTTAGGCGACCAAAAAACGGCTTCCTGTATCGATTTGGTTCTCAATATAAATGACTTTGTAATAACATTCCATATTTTCCGTAATATACCTATACCTTTTACAACAAAAACTTTTATTCCCTCATACTCAGTTTTGGATAAGTCTATCCTTAAAAAATCTCCAATTAGAATCCAATGTATATTTTGAGCACCGAATCTACTAATAAAATATTTTAAAAAACCTCTGAGTACAACTTTTTTTCCATTATCTACTGGATAAGGTATAATTGGTGAGATTATGACAATTTTAGTTTGATGAAGACCTCTTTTTGCTCTCATAATACACCTCCCTAAACAGCTCTACTAATTGATTTCTCAAACAATTACTATTAATAGATTCTAACCTCATTCTTCCTAATATTATAAGCCGTTTTGCATAATCAGGATTTTCTAAAAGATACTTTATTCCATTTGCAATAGATTCTATTGAAAATGGATCTACTAAATGCGCAGCATTTCCAGCAACTTCGCTCATTGGTGGGATGTTTGAGGTTATTACAGGAACTCCTGCACTAAATCCCTCTATAATTGGTAAACCATACCCCTCTTTCAAACTAGGAAAAACTAATATTGATGCTTTTGAATAAATAGAAACTATATCCTCGTCATTCACCCATCCTGGAAAAATAATATTATCCTCTTTATATCGCTTTGATATTGGGTTATCAGTTCCCATACCTAAGATAATAAGCTTTGTGTTTTTCAAGTTTAATAGTTTAAAAGCTGATATAACACGTTCAGTATTTTTATGCGGAGATATGCCACCAATATGCAAAATGATTTTCATACTATTATTACTCATTTTACTGTTGTTTGTATTTTTGTTTATTTTATTGTAATGATTTAAGAATAAAGTTTCAGCTGGTGTATTCACAACAATTGGTGATATTCCTATTTTCTTTTCAATATGTTCTTTGCTATGCATACTTACAGTAATAATAAATGGCCTTTTTTTCTTTATATTAATCAAAGATATTCTTCGATAAATATTCCCGATTTTTTGATACAATCCTCTTCCCAAATTTTCTTCAAAAATTAGATCGTGAATCGTCACTAAAACATACTTTGATAAATTGATAAAAGGGATGGTATTATTAGGACAAAATACAATATCAGGATTTACTTTTCTAACTGCTAACGGAAAGACGATTTGTTCCCAAATTGGATAAGGGGTATTAGTAAAGTATTTTATGGAAAAAAAGGAGGGCAAATCAAATCCTAAAGACAATTTAGTCTTATTGGGAATAGCTATGACTATCTCTAAATCATTTTCTTGATGCTTAGATAAAGCATATATTATTTCTTTTAAATATCTTCCAAGACCTCTTGGTTTATTGATCCAAATACCGTCAATTAAAATTTTCATTAGTTCATACACCCTTATCTATTGTATTTTTTCACTTAAAGTCTCACTTTTCTTATTATCTGAAATAAAAAATAGGTTAATATATCTACCCAAAAAAAAGTTACAAAAACCGCTATTCCGTTTCTTATGAGTTGAATAATGTTGATATAAATAATACTAAATAAAACAATTGATGAATAACTCCTTTTTGGTTTTTGATAAAGGGAAGTTAAGTAATATCCTAATGGTATTAGAAGAAAAAGACCAAAAAAACTAAAATTCGCATATAGTTCTGGGAGGATTCCAATTATTTGTTGCCCAATATCATTTCTAATTAATTCTTTTGTGAACCCAGCTAATAAATAATCTCCGACTATTGCGCTAGATCGTGGGATAATCTTAAAAATTGCTACTATAAACGATATCCCATAAAGATACCCTATCTGATCAGCAGTTTTTAAAACCTTGTACAACACATCAGCTCCATCGAAAAAATTTGTAGCTACTATCATCATTACTTTATTCAAATCTAATACGGTTAAATAATCAATGAAAGAACCTGCAAATTGACCATAATCTACAATGCCCTTATAATAACGATATAGTCCATAAACAAAAATAATAATAACTAATGCAAGCATCATAAATAAATAATAAATCAATTTGGGCCGCTTTTTACTAATAAAAGAATATATTAAGATCAATTGGGCCAAAAATTCTACTGCAAAAAATCTCCCGAAAAAGCTTAATATTATTAAAGCGAATATAAATTTTATTAATAAATTAAACGTAAACCTGTTGTGTTGATAATATTCATAAAAGAATATGTACTTTATTAAAAAAATAGGTGCTGTCAACCAAGTAAATCCTTGCATAAAAATTTGCCTTTTATCTAAATTATCCAGAAAATAGCTAACACTTCCAGCTGAAATTTGCATTATCATAAGTGTATAAATTCCAATAATAATATATACTAAATTAAAGATAATTTTACTGTATCCGGATGATTCATAATTTATTATAAGTGCTATTTTCTCTTCATTTGCTATTCCTCCTTTTTTCTTAATTACTAAACTCAATAAACATCCTATAGTAAACAAAAGATTGGATAATATACCAATCAAAACAATCCTCTCTGCATATGATTCTGGAATCCAACGAATATAAAGAAGAACAGGTAACAAAGCATATGAATATAGAGCTATTAAGACATTTATTAATACAATTGGACTTAGTATCTTTATCAATAAACCCACTCCAATCCTAGGCAATCAAATATCCTTTTTTTTAAGATGTACTTGTTCTCATGTAAGGTGATAGATAAACTTAAAAACCAATTTTTGGACTATGCCCCAAGATTTTTCTGACTAATTTAACTATGTAATCATAACCAGTTTTTTTTAGAATATAACCTATAATACAGTGAAAATAGAATATTGGCTCCTTACTCATTCCTACACTCCTAAAAGCTCTTATCATTTTTATATAGCTAGTAATTGGTAAACTTAATTGGTCTCTTATATAGGGATAAAAATAAATGCTAATATCCTTTTTTATAGCTTTATAAATGATTTTCTTCTCCGTATTGTCAATATAGTCCGCTATCTTTAATAGCCCTTGAATCATATGAACTCTTGATTCATATGTGTATTTCCCTGGTTTAAAGATTTTCTTTTCTACTTCAGAATTCCCAAAATCAGGTTCTATGCCATCTCTTGATAATGTTTGCACATCTGAGATATAATAACCACTGTGTGATTTTAATAACATACCTGCAAGATACATTTGATAATATAAATACCCATCAAATCTATCAGTTGCTATTTTGTTAGCTAGATCTCGTTTAAATACCAGTCCTGATAAAACCCCGACTCTTCGATAAAAAAATTTAATTGCATTTAATCCGGGGGAAAAAAGCTTGTCCTCTGGTAAATGCTTTATTGTATCTTGAATATTATCTGGTTCAAACAAAAAAATTTGATATGCTCTTGATATAACGGCTACATCAGGATGTTGTTCGACCACTTTTAGTATCCGCTCTATAGCTCCAGGCATCAAAATATCATCATTGCCCATGAATAAGCAATAATCACCAGAAGCTTTATCTAGGAGATTACGAATATTACCATCATAGCCAATATTTTTTTCATTTTCATAATACTTTATTTTATCACTATTATATCTAAGCTCTTTAATTTTATCCATAACGACATTACGAATTAACTCTCTCTCAGGTGATGCATCTTCACAAATCACTATTTCAAGTCCAGGATAGTCTTGAAATAAGATTGAATCAAGGAGTGGCTTCAAAAACTGATGTCTATTATACGCAGGAATACATACACTTACTTTAATCATCCTTTTAGCTCCTTTATTATTTTAGCAGGTATACCTGCAATTATACAATAATCTGGAAATATACCTCTTACTACACTATTTGCGCCAATTACGCATCCTTCTCCTATTTCTGTTCCTGCTAAAATTACAACATTGTCACCCACCCAACAGTTTTTTCCAATTTTTATCGCCCCAAAATCCCCTAATGGCCTTTTAGCGGGTGGTATAGACAACTGTTGAATGGTCAATTTTTGCTTGTAACTTCCATGGCTATGATCACCGATGTACACTTTACTACCAACTAGGGTTCCGTCCCCAATTACAATAGAGGTTACACAGCTTATATGAACAAAGTCACTAAATGATACGTTAGAACCAATTGATAACAAAGGTTCAAAAGATTGATTACCATAATTTATAACTGCCTCAATCCAGCAAAAATCACCAATTGAAACATTTTTACCAACTTTAAAATATTTTCCTCCTCGAATCTTAGAATGCACTCCGATTGATTTAAAATAAATACCAGACATAACAAAGTATAAAGAAGCCCTTATTCTCCTTTTTATAGAAATTATTTTTTCAAAAAAATAGTACAAGTGAATCATAATGTAGTACCTCCATTGGATTGCCGGAAAGGTTTATCTAAATTCATTTCATTTATTTATTATCTCTTTGTACAGAGTGAGGATTTCACTTGTATGCTCGGTTGGAGTCTTTGTGGGTTTTATCATTTTTGCCCATCTTAGACATCTTTCTAAAAAGTTTTCCGATGTGAAAATTTGTAAGAAATCCCGAATACCTTCAATAGACGGCTCAATGAGATATCCATTATAATCATGTTTTATAAAATCTGGAATACCGCCCATTTTTGTGCCGACAATAGGTATTCCAGCATTCAGAAACTCAAAAACAACTTGGGGCGCATTATCCTCCCATATCGGAAGAACGAGGCCAATATCGATTTTACTCAAAATATTTGATAGTTCAATTTGTTGATAGCTTCCATTGTAATATATATTACGTCTTTTTTTCAACTTTCTTTCGAAACCTCTTTCTAAACGCCCATTAATAACTATTTTATGCGGGGGAGGAAGTAAATCAGCAAGTGCAATTATTAAGTCAGCTCCTTTATGGCGACTAAAATATCCAATAAAGCCTAATGTTATTGACTCATGAATATTATTGCGCGGATAGGGAGAATATTGATTTCTAAATTCCTTTGTTGCACTTATGTTTCCTATATGACTTACGATAAATTTTTTATTAGTTAATCCATGTTGCATATAGATTTCTTTTACCCTAGATGAAACCGCAATTATAGCATCCATTTTAGGGAATATATTTTTCAAATACTCATGTTTTTCTTGATGTCCCGAAGTTTTTCCATTAAGTGGAAAGGGTATTTGATATACACTATCAGGTAATAATTTTCTGTACAGAAACTTTGAATATCGGTTAAGATCAGCTTTCTTTATACATATCTCGCAGGCTTTTCCATTAGCTGAATTAGTACATAAAGTTCCGTCAGGATGCATTAGATATATTCTATTACATATAAATGAATAATCATGCAAACTAATAATAACAGGAGCAAACTGTTTAAACGTTTCAAGAATTGACATTGGAAGATCTAGAATCATATGAACATGTATGATGTCTGGATTAATTTTTTTTAAAATCTTTTCGATAGTATGATTATCCTCATTAGCGGCAACAATGCTTGATAGATGAAATGGTCTTAATATAGTGTGCTCAAGTTTAATTCTTTTGAATTTAAAATTAGGATCGCCCAATGGTTTCGTTGAATCCAACACAAATACTTCATTTCCAAATTCTGTAAGCTCATCTGCTAAAGAACGAACATAATTTGTAATTCCACCATTAAAATTTATGTCAAAACCAGAACAGACGTGAAAAATTCTCATTCATTATCCTCCCGACTTAATCTCTCGAATGTAACTAAAGCTCTCTCAATGATATCATCCATATCATAATAACGATACTCTGCTAATCTTCCTAACAAAATAATATTCGTTAAATCTGCTGCATACTCTTTATACCTTTCATATTTGCTTTTTTCTTCATTCGTAAAGATGGGATAATATGGAATGTTTTTCCCGATTACAAAATCTTGAGGGTACTCCTTCAGGATTACGGTTTTATTACTCTTTATTGGGTGCATCTTTTTAAATTCGGTTATTCTTGTAAAATCATAATTATTAGGGTAATTGACTGTTGCGACTTCTTGAAAGGATTCCACATCTAATGTTTCAAATTTCAAATCTAATGACCGATATTTTAGTTGACCAAAACGATAGCTAAAAAGTTCATCAATCATTCCTGTAAAAATTACTTTCCCCTTAAATTCATTTCCAAACAAATAAAATTTTTCATCTACTAGATTTGCAACTTCTTTGTAATCTGTATTTAAAAGTAACTTTATATTCGGGTGATCTAACATTCTTTCAAAAATTTTTGTATAGCCTTCTTTCGGAAGAGCTTGATAGATATCATTAAAATAGCGATCGTCTCTTCCAATAAATACTGGAACCCTAGCGGTGACCGCTTCATCGATCTCTTCCGGGCTTTTCCCCCATTGTTTAGAAGTATAGTTTCGAAAGATTTTCTCATAAATATATTGAGCTAAAAATTGTAGATCCTGGTCTATAGACTTTTTCAACTCAAGGATTGGTACTTTCGTATTGTATTCAAAATTATCAAGAAGCTTTTTTTCCAATTTTACAGCTATTGTGTTAGGGAAGACTTCATATAGTGTGTTTAAATTAAATGGTAAGGTCACTTTTCTCCCGTCTACAAAAGCTTTCACCCTGTGATGATAAATTTCCCACTCTGTAAATTGGGAGAGATAATCCCAAACTTTTTTATTACTGGTGTGAAAAAGATGAGGCCCGTATTGATGAATAAGAATATTGTTTTCATCGCGGAAATCATAACAGTTACCACCTATATGTTTTCTTTTTTCTATGATGAGTACTTTCTTATTTAATTGTGTGGCAATTCTTTCTGCCATTACAGAACCGGCAAAACCCGCCCCAATAATTAGATAATCAAACATTTTTTAATTCTCCTTTGATAAAATTTATCCCTGATTTCTGTAGACATAGCAACATTGTTGAGGTAATAAATGTTTCCACTAATAATACAGATATCGCCGAACCGATATGCTGATATATTGGAACGAGTAAGATAGATAATATTAAATTTATGATACTTCCTGCTATAAGAATTCGGCTAAAGGTCTTTTTTCGATCAAAATTTAGCATCGTTTGGATTCCAAAGATATTACTTAGAAAAATAATAAATGGCAAAAACGAAAGAATTTTTACCACTATAATTGAGTGGAAATATTCCAGCCCAAGCAAAACGGTAACTAATGGTTCCGAAAATATAAACAGAAATAATGATATAGTGAACATTCCCATACCAAATAAAAGAGTAACTTTCCTAATAAATCGCAATCCCTCTATTTTTGATTGGTGAATTTTTTTACTGATATATGGATAGATAGATTGCGAAATGGGATTAAATAATCCTTGAACAGCTTGGATGATCTTCTCACCTGCTGCATAGTATCCCACTACCCTATTATTCGTGAATAACCCAAGGATAAATGTTGTGGATACGGTGTATAGGCTGACTGCAATATTTGATATAAATACGTGCCATCCTTCTTTCAGGTGATATACGATCGTTTTATATGACTGTAACTTAAAATGAATATCAAAAGTTCTTTTCACAATTATAAGTGACCAAAACCCGACAATGATGAATCCGATTGAGTTTAGTAAAGGAACAAGATAATAATCTTTTTTTTCTTTTACAAAGAAAAATATCGCTATTGTAAAAATGGTTTTTGCTAAAATATTTAAGTAAGTTATATACTTCATCCGCTCCATGCCTTGGAAAAACCAGACCGGAAAAAGGACTTGGCCGATTACCATTCCAAAGGTAAGATAATAAACGGGCCAATCTTTGGCAAACTTATTAAAACTAAAAACTAAAATTGTTAAAAGAATAAAGCTAACCATCATCAGCAAAACTTTAATCGTCATCACAGAGCTAAAGATCTCGTTAAGTTTCTCTTTATTATTTCTATGAATTGAGATTTCCCTTGTGGCGGTGAGATTGAAGCCATAATCGGTAATAATCTGAAAATAGGCGATTGTGGCGGTAGCAAAAGATAACAAGCCAAAGTTCTCAACTCCTAATACTCTCACCAGGTAGGGAAAAGTGACCAGAGGCAGAATGTAATTTGCCCCTTGGAGAATAGAGAGTGAAAAGAAATTGGCCAGTAATCTTTTCTTTTCTTCTGTGTTCACAAAACTCTTAACTTTAGCTAGCAAATCAATACGCTCCATCTCTTCTCAATACAGATGTTATTGTTTTGAGAAGTATTTTGATATCCATCACAATTGATTGATTGTATACATAATAGAGTTCTAGGTCAACTCGTTCAGGATAACCCACACCGCTACGGCCGCTTACCTGCCAGTAACCGGTGACACCTGGTTTCACGGAGAGGAAGTCTTCAATTTTTTCTCCATACTCCTTGAGTTCTTCGGTAACGACTGGGCGAGGGCCTACAAGGCTCATATCCCCTTTAAGAACATTGAATAGTTGAGGCAGCTCATCTAAGCTGGTGCGGCGTAAGAATCTTCCCAATTTCGTAATCCTCGGGTCTTCTTCCGGATCCAGCTTGTAGTTATTTTCAATATATTTCTTATAGAGAATCGGATCTTCTTTTAAACGTTGTTCTGCATTTGGGATCATCGAACGGAACTTGTACATATAAAAAACCTTCCCGTTTTTGCCTGTCCTCTTCTGTTTAAAGAAAACTGGCCCGGGGGAATCTATTTTGATGGCGATAGCGATAATGAGGAAGACGGGGCTGAATAGGATTAAGCCGATCAGGGAAAGGATCACGTCCATTCCCCTTTTCATAACCCTTTGCCATTCATCCATATTCCTCTTGTTCACTTCGACGAAGGGATAGGATTGTACCTGTTCGAAAGCAATCCGGGATGTAACCAGATCATAGAGTTCAGGAACGATCTTGATGGAGATCGGGGTGTTTCTTAAACTCTGAATCAAGCTTTGGATGTATTGCCGTTCAGAGGGGATAGATACTAGTAATTCATCGACTTCGTGCTGGAGGATGACCTGCCGGAAGTCTTTCAGGCTCCCTTTTATCTCCTCTCCAGTGACGGCATCATCTAAGAAACCCACCACCCGATATCCAAGGTGGGGGGTCTCTTTGATCCAGTCATATAGACTCCTTCCTACCTTCCCTGCTCCAATGATTAAGACGTTGTGAACCAATCTTTCCCGTTCGGTGAGGATGCGTAGAATTATGCGCTTTACTCCCTTCACCGACCAGGAGAGAAAAAGGAGGAGAAGAAAAAAGAGGAGGATGAGGGCACGGGAATAAACCACCGATACTTTTAGTAAAAAAAGAATGGCGATGGTGATCATAGCCGTGTTAAAGACCACTCTTGCCAAGCGGGTAAATTCCTCAACCCATCCATAAGGGGAACGGGTATGAAAGAGCCGCTGGTTCAAAGAGAATATCGTATAAAGCACCAGTATTAATGCAAATAGAGAGAGATACTCCTGGGTGATAGGTCCATCCATACGCCATTTAAAGAGCAAGAGGAAGAGGCCGGTTAGTAGAACGTACTCAATTCCAATAAAGAGGGCATTAACACTCGCTAAAAGTCTCTTTTTTTTCACTTTTTGTTTTGCCAGGGTATGTACCATCTTGACCGAATCAGGATAGACGGCCTGCGCCAGGGATGGTTCAGTTCTCATTCTCTCACCATCTCTTTCCGAAATGTCCTTCTCTTTATCTTCAAAAAAGCATACGGGCATTTTCGATCTGCTACATGATTCATATATTATGTTTCACCCGGTGAGGTGAAATAGAAGAATTTAATAATTTTATATAAAATAATCAATATGTATATGGGCATCAAACCCGCCCTCACGCTGCACCTTCGACGACCCGCGTCTAAGGTGAACGATGCACCCACAGCACAGCCGAGTGCCTCCCTTGATAGCGGTAAGGAGACATCACCGATAAGATGCTTTAAGATCATCTGCGATCATGTTGGTGGCGATTACCAGCCATGATCATTTCTATCATACCATCATTCTCGTCAAGTTTCTACAAAAATTTGATTCAAACATTTCTTTTTTGCAATATAACATATGGAAATCAATCACGGTCATTATTATATCATAACAGAAACGGCTCGGGGGACGAATCTCCATCCCGGCTAAAAAAATATGAAGTGGCGGCGGCGGCCTATCTTTTCCGGTTCGTTCACGGGGATGCTCTCCCCGGCAGCTACCTTCTCCGCGTTATCCTGAATTTCCCGGGCGAAGAGATCTCCCTCCCATTGTCTCAGCATCCGATAAGCACCGGATAACGCCGGGATGCGCGGGCCTGCCGCCTGGTGGGCATCGGAAGCGACGAGGTGAGCCAGGGAGTGGCTGAATAGATCCTGGGTGAAGCGTTGGGTCTCTTTGCCGAAGTGGCCTAGAAGACTGCCTGCGGTCACCTGGATAATCGCACCGGCCTTCGCCATCCGATATAACAAAAGGGGTTGGCGGCGGATCGCCATATTCCTCTCCGGATGGGGGATGACCGGTGTAATCCCAAGCATAAGGATCTCATAGATGAGCTTCTCCATATAATGAGGGACCGATTGGCTTGGAAGTTCCAGAAGGAGATAGTGGGAACGGGGATCCAGGGTGAGGAGATCCCTATTCGCCAGATCCTGCAAAAGCCCTTCATAAATGCGAATTTCTTGCCCCGGATAGATCTCAAGAGGAATCCCCTTGCTGCGAAGGATCTCGTTCGCCCACGCCGCTTCCTTCTCCACCTTATGCCTTGGGTTGAGATAGGTGCCGTTCTGGTGGTGGGGAGTGGCGACGATGCGGGTGATTCCATCCTGAACGGCAAGACGGGCCATCGCGAGAAATTCTTCCTCTCCCTTCGCTCCGTCATCCAGATCGGGCAGGATGTGCGTATGAAGATCGATCATCTTCCCCACCTCCTCATCGATCGTGTATTAAGCTTCTTTCCCATAATAGTAGTAATAATAATCCTTTTTTCGCTCCATTTTATTGTGGTTTAAGATCACGCCCAAGAGATTGGCATGGACGGTCTCTAAGAGTCCCTTTGCTTTCACGGCCATCTCCCGGTTTGTCTTGCCCGAATGGACGACGAGGATCACCCCATCCAGCTCGGAGGCGAGAATCTGGGCATCCGTTACGGCGATGACAGGGGGCGTATCAAAGAGGATGAGATCATAGGCGGATTTCATCTCTTCGACGGCCTGCTTCATCTTCTCCGATCCCAGAAGCTCTGCCGGATTGGGTGGTATAGGGCCGGAAGGGAGCAAGTGAAGCCCCTCCACGGAAGTTTCCCGGATAACCTCCTTCAAGGCAAATCCCCCCGCCAGGAGATTGGTTAACCCTAAGCTGTTTGGAACACGAAAGAAGTAGTGGAGCGTCGGTTTTCTAAGGTCGGTATCGACCAAGAGAATCTTCTTTCCGGCTTGTGCTAAGACAACCGCCATATTGGCGATGGTGGTCGATTTTCCTTCCCCCGGTCCTGAACTGGTGAACATCAGGGTATGGAGGGGTTTATCGACGCTGGAATACTGCAGGTTGGTGCGAATGGTCCGGTACGCCTCTGAAATAGGGGACTTGGGGAGAAGGAGAGTGACCAGTTTCTGGGCACGCTCCTTGTTCTTCCCCCGCTCCGATCTATGCCTCAATGGTTCTCTCCCCTTTCCTTGCAGGTTCCTCCAGGATTCGTCCCGACCGATTCGTCACGGGCGCCTCTTTCTCCTCGGAAGTATAACGGGGAGAGGGGGCTAAAGGTTCGATGATTCCTACCATCCCCAAGACAGGAAGACCCAGGTATTTCTCCACATCCGCTTCCGTCTTCAGGGTATTATCCATATACTCCAGAAGGAAGATCAAAAGGGTCGCAACCATGAGCCCTACGACAAAAGCGATCACCATATTGAGTAAGGGTTTCGGCTTCACGGGAGCGGGGTGATCCTCCACTTTTGCCGTAGCGAGAATTTGAACATTATCTACATTCATAATATTGGGGACTTGTTCCTGGAAGGTTAAAGCGATGTTATTGGCAATGGCAGCCGCTCTCCCCGGATCAGGGTCTTCGACGGTAATGGAGATGATCTGCGATTGTTTGACGGTGTTAACCTGGATCTTCTTCCTCAATTCTGCTGCGGTCAGGGGGAGATTCATCTGCCGGATCGTCTGGTCTAAGATGCGGGGACTGGTGATCACTTCGATATATGTCTGGATAATGTTCATGCTGAATTGGAGATCGCTCACGGTAAGAGGAGCCTTCGCCTCTTCTTTGCTGTTATTCACGAGCAGTTGCGTAGAAGACTGGTAAATCGGCGTCATGAAAAAGTAACTGATCATACCGGCAAACAAAGTGCTTAAGATAGAGATAAACCCGAGAATCCAGAATCTTTTTTTGATGATGTGGACGATTTCCCTGAGCTCAATTTCATCGTTCATCTCTCGGCCATCCTTCGTCGAAATTTAGGAACCTATCCCGTTAGAATGAATATAGGACCACGTGAAACTCCTAAATGGAGAGATTGGCCGGCCCGAGCGTCTCATCGGGCCGACGTTCACTCCACAGAACTCATTCGCTCAGGAATTTTAGTGCGGTAA
The DNA window shown above is from Thermicanus aegyptius DSM 12793 and carries:
- a CDS encoding YveK family protein is translated as MNDEIELREIVHIIKKRFWILGFISILSTLFAGMISYFFMTPIYQSSTQLLVNNSKEEAKAPLTVSDLQFSMNIIQTYIEVITSPRILDQTIRQMNLPLTAAELRKKIQVNTVKQSQIISITVEDPDPGRAAAIANNIALTFQEQVPNIMNVDNVQILATAKVEDHPAPVKPKPLLNMVIAFVVGLMVATLLIFLLEYMDNTLKTEADVEKYLGLPVLGMVGIIEPLAPSPRYTSEEKEAPVTNRSGRILEEPARKGERTIEA
- a CDS encoding tyrosine-protein phosphatase, with the protein product MIDLHTHILPDLDDGAKGEEEFLAMARLAVQDGITRIVATPHHQNGTYLNPRHKVEKEAAWANEILRSKGIPLEIYPGQEIRIYEGLLQDLANRDLLTLDPRSHYLLLELPSQSVPHYMEKLIYEILMLGITPVIPHPERNMAIRRQPLLLYRMAKAGAIIQVTAGSLLGHFGKETQRFTQDLFSHSLAHLVASDAHQAAGPRIPALSGAYRMLRQWEGDLFAREIQDNAEKVAAGESIPVNEPEKIGRRRHFIFF
- a CDS encoding exopolysaccharide biosynthesis polyprenyl glycosylphosphotransferase, with protein sequence MPVCFFEDKEKDISERDGERMRTEPSLAQAVYPDSVKMVHTLAKQKVKKKRLLASVNALFIGIEYVLLTGLFLLLFKWRMDGPITQEYLSLFALILVLYTIFSLNQRLFHTRSPYGWVEEFTRLARVVFNTAMITIAILFLLKVSVVYSRALILLFFLLLLFLSWSVKGVKRIILRILTERERLVHNVLIIGAGKVGRSLYDWIKETPHLGYRVVGFLDDAVTGEEIKGSLKDFRQVILQHEVDELLVSIPSERQYIQSLIQSLRNTPISIKIVPELYDLVTSRIAFEQVQSYPFVEVNKRNMDEWQRVMKRGMDVILSLIGLILFSPVFLIIAIAIKIDSPGPVFFKQKRTGKNGKVFYMYKFRSMIPNAEQRLKEDPILYKKYIENNYKLDPEEDPRITKLGRFLRRTSLDELPQLFNVLKGDMSLVGPRPVVTEELKEYGEKIEDFLSVKPGVTGYWQVSGRSGVGYPERVDLELYYVYNQSIVMDIKILLKTITSVLRRDGAY
- a CDS encoding CpsD/CapB family tyrosine-protein kinase, whose translation is MRHRSERGKNKERAQKLVTLLLPKSPISEAYRTIRTNLQYSSVDKPLHTLMFTSSGPGEGKSTTIANMAVVLAQAGKKILLVDTDLRKPTLHYFFRVPNSLGLTNLLAGGFALKEVIRETSVEGLHLLPSGPIPPNPAELLGSEKMKQAVEEMKSAYDLILFDTPPVIAVTDAQILASELDGVILVVHSGKTNREMAVKAKGLLETVHANLLGVILNHNKMERKKDYYYYYYGKEA
- a CDS encoding flippase, producing MERIDLLAKVKSFVNTEEKKRLLANFFSLSILQGANYILPLVTFPYLVRVLGVENFGLLSFATATIAYFQIITDYGFNLTATREISIHRNNKEKLNEIFSSVMTIKVLLMMVSFILLTILVFSFNKFAKDWPVYYLTFGMVIGQVLFPVWFFQGMERMKYITYLNILAKTIFTIAIFFFVKEKKDYYLVPLLNSIGFIIVGFWSLIIVKRTFDIHFKLQSYKTIVYHLKEGWHVFISNIAVSLYTVSTTFILGLFTNNRVVGYYAAGEKIIQAVQGLFNPISQSIYPYISKKIHQSKIEGLRFIRKVTLLFGMGMFTISLFLFIFSEPLVTVLLGLEYFHSIIVVKILSFLPFIIFLSNIFGIQTMLNFDRKKTFSRILIAGSIINLILSILLVPIYQHIGSAISVLLVETFITSTMLLCLQKSGINFIKGELKNV